From Nitratidesulfovibrio vulgaris str. Hildenborough, a single genomic window includes:
- a CDS encoding ATP-binding protein, which produces MIGQADKAHGRQGRASSLAQGLASLRALGLLPFAIALSILLLGISTARHIHVRYIENLETQHRRLESTATLFSERLTAILRGPETTLAFYAASHIAHPDMMPPGFGEDIPLWLEGFDGFMLLDASCTTIATPTRPFPDAVRLKTMHLCRTLLNDKDSPALIRPDAEATEGRLILARRLVNADGVFDGIITAIMTPGHMRSPLATGGGPPVKTVADVLSLVDIDDTPLATWQRAGGPEVQGVLPARVSRQGTSGPGPSRQPLITHRHDIPGYPLRIVVGVTTDRALAEWREQSLRQGLAAAAISFAIAALGLLALRQKRRRLVTERALAESERRYRVLVENFPESAVMLFSDDKRCMLADGAGLAAMGITANSAIGRSPQELLPTHAAPPLAEAIDNALAGDVWRGSFILGERLIELHVSPMPPLTEEESSYCLAVLRDATEAERIRRELRDSAYRLNEAQRIARLGSFEANFVTGDCVWSHELLRLVGLSPDDAPASLESFFERFAPEQRAWLETLLHGPMQGPLAVIEHSFPFRTADDRNRHGRLHLHFHRGESGMPAIGYGTMQDITELHEATIALKRSEADLNEALHIAQMASITHEHGTGTTRISSTLLHLLHAEGTGRPTVELLRQYMPSLLPLVRDGVAPPQHHQPPAGDGYRTVIPFTTVSGEQRHGQLHLRTLRDVSGNAVVTRGAMQDVTYRVSIENALRRSESSYRALADNLPNGVVLLVDPADILRVAAGQGLHSLLDSGAPCIPAPYTTILPSPLATELMPLIMSARHGTTAHREIPYGAAVFDVVALPLPGETHRTEGVAHDVMLLLQDVTSRKQWEEQMRASRDEAAAMSELKSQFVANISHEMRTPLSGILGIADVALTTEGNPALLRNYFSMVQNVAEGLLGVINDLLDFSRLEAGRMPLDKVEYDLHTTVRDALAPLAMQAERKGLALELHMQNGLPLTLRGDPLRLRQILVNLVGNAVKFTPQGTVHVDVSTGDGVTHDRECLVFTIEDTGPGIPHEKLAHIFESFAQADGSYSRQHTGSGLGLAISRHLVELQGGDIGVQSTPGEGSVFWFTLPLGDIHPARRTQRQRVDLDTRTPTTPLRILLAEDNELNREFLTIFLEEGGHSVVTACDGYEVLDILHREHVDLVLMDIQMPRMNGMEATRSIRSSGEAWSTVPVIALTAHSMAGDRDRFIAEGMSDFVGKPVDRNELHAAIARNTRHMADK; this is translated from the coding sequence ATGATAGGGCAGGCGGACAAGGCCCATGGCCGACAGGGCCGGGCATCATCGCTGGCGCAAGGGCTGGCCTCCCTGCGCGCCCTCGGTCTGCTGCCCTTCGCCATCGCGCTTTCCATCCTGCTGCTGGGCATCAGCACGGCACGGCATATCCATGTCCGCTACATCGAAAACCTCGAGACGCAACACCGCAGGCTTGAATCCACGGCTACCCTTTTCTCGGAACGCCTGACCGCCATCCTGCGCGGCCCCGAGACGACGCTCGCGTTCTACGCAGCCTCGCACATAGCCCACCCCGACATGATGCCTCCCGGCTTCGGAGAGGACATCCCCCTCTGGCTGGAAGGGTTCGACGGCTTCATGCTGCTTGACGCCTCCTGCACGACCATCGCAACGCCCACACGACCGTTCCCCGACGCCGTCCGTCTCAAGACGATGCACCTGTGCCGCACCCTGCTCAACGACAAGGACAGCCCGGCCCTCATCAGACCGGATGCGGAAGCCACGGAAGGCCGGCTCATCCTCGCGCGGCGTCTCGTCAACGCCGACGGGGTGTTCGATGGCATCATCACCGCCATCATGACCCCCGGGCACATGCGCAGCCCCCTTGCCACGGGCGGCGGCCCCCCCGTCAAGACCGTGGCGGACGTGCTGTCCCTCGTGGACATCGACGACACGCCCCTTGCCACCTGGCAACGGGCAGGCGGCCCCGAAGTCCAAGGCGTCCTGCCCGCCCGCGTCTCCCGTCAGGGCACCAGCGGGCCCGGACCATCGCGTCAGCCCCTCATCACGCATCGGCATGACATCCCCGGCTATCCACTTCGCATCGTCGTGGGGGTGACCACCGACAGGGCTCTCGCCGAATGGCGCGAACAGAGTCTGCGTCAGGGCCTCGCGGCGGCAGCCATCTCCTTCGCCATCGCCGCCCTCGGCCTGCTGGCACTGCGCCAGAAGCGTCGCAGGCTTGTGACAGAACGCGCCCTCGCCGAGAGCGAACGTCGCTATCGCGTGCTCGTCGAGAACTTTCCGGAAAGCGCCGTCATGCTCTTCAGCGACGACAAGCGCTGCATGCTCGCCGACGGTGCGGGGCTTGCCGCCATGGGCATCACCGCCAACAGTGCGATCGGGCGCAGCCCACAGGAGTTGCTGCCGACCCATGCCGCGCCCCCGCTTGCGGAAGCCATCGACAACGCGCTGGCGGGAGACGTCTGGCGAGGTTCGTTCATTCTCGGCGAACGCCTCATCGAACTGCATGTATCGCCGATGCCGCCCCTCACCGAAGAGGAGTCCTCTTACTGTCTCGCCGTCCTGCGCGACGCCACCGAAGCCGAACGCATACGCCGCGAGTTGCGTGACAGCGCATACCGGCTCAACGAGGCGCAACGAATCGCCAGACTGGGCTCGTTCGAAGCCAACTTCGTCACCGGAGACTGCGTTTGGTCACACGAGTTGCTTCGCCTCGTCGGCCTCTCCCCGGACGACGCACCGGCTTCGCTGGAATCGTTCTTCGAGCGCTTCGCACCGGAGCAACGTGCATGGCTCGAGACGCTCCTGCACGGCCCCATGCAAGGCCCGCTTGCCGTCATCGAGCACAGCTTCCCGTTTCGCACGGCGGACGACAGAAACCGCCATGGGCGACTGCACCTGCATTTCCATCGCGGCGAAAGCGGGATGCCCGCCATCGGTTACGGGACCATGCAGGACATCACGGAACTGCATGAGGCGACCATCGCGCTCAAACGAAGCGAGGCCGACCTCAACGAGGCTCTGCACATCGCGCAGATGGCCTCCATCACGCACGAACACGGCACGGGAACCACGCGCATCTCATCCACCCTGCTCCATCTTCTCCACGCAGAGGGAACAGGCCGCCCCACCGTCGAGCTCCTTCGCCAATACATGCCGTCTCTCCTCCCACTCGTACGCGACGGCGTCGCCCCTCCACAGCATCACCAGCCACCTGCCGGGGACGGCTATCGCACCGTCATCCCCTTCACGACAGTCAGCGGCGAACAACGGCACGGCCAGTTGCACCTGCGCACCCTGCGTGACGTGTCGGGCAACGCCGTCGTCACCCGTGGCGCCATGCAGGACGTAACCTACCGGGTCAGCATCGAGAACGCCCTGCGCAGGAGCGAGTCGTCATACCGGGCGCTTGCCGACAACCTCCCCAACGGCGTCGTTCTGCTCGTCGACCCCGCAGACATCCTGCGGGTCGCGGCCGGGCAGGGACTGCACTCGCTGCTGGACTCCGGGGCCCCTTGCATACCGGCACCGTACACGACCATCCTCCCGTCGCCCCTTGCCACCGAACTGATGCCGCTCATCATGTCGGCCCGTCACGGGACGACCGCCCACAGGGAGATTCCCTACGGGGCCGCCGTCTTCGATGTGGTCGCCCTGCCGCTGCCCGGCGAGACCCACCGCACGGAAGGAGTGGCCCACGATGTCATGCTGCTTCTTCAGGATGTGACCAGCCGGAAACAGTGGGAGGAGCAGATGCGGGCTTCACGCGACGAGGCCGCAGCCATGAGCGAACTGAAATCGCAGTTCGTCGCCAACATCAGCCACGAGATGCGCACGCCGCTTTCAGGCATCCTCGGCATCGCCGACGTGGCCCTCACCACCGAGGGCAACCCCGCGTTGCTGCGCAACTATTTCAGCATGGTGCAGAACGTCGCGGAAGGCCTTCTGGGCGTCATCAACGACCTGCTGGACTTCTCACGGCTTGAAGCGGGCCGGATGCCGCTCGACAAGGTCGAATACGACCTGCACACCACCGTGCGGGACGCGCTGGCGCCTCTTGCCATGCAAGCCGAACGCAAGGGGCTGGCGCTTGAACTGCATATGCAGAACGGACTTCCGCTCACCCTGCGCGGCGACCCGCTTCGGCTACGCCAGATACTGGTCAACCTTGTGGGCAACGCGGTGAAGTTCACGCCGCAGGGCACGGTGCACGTGGATGTCAGCACCGGAGACGGGGTGACCCATGACCGGGAATGCCTCGTCTTCACCATAGAGGACACCGGCCCCGGCATCCCGCACGAGAAGCTGGCCCACATCTTCGAGAGCTTCGCACAGGCCGACGGGTCGTATTCCCGCCAGCACACGGGTAGCGGTCTGGGCCTTGCCATCTCGCGTCATCTCGTCGAACTGCAGGGCGGGGATATCGGAGTGCAGAGCACACCGGGTGAAGGGAGCGTCTTCTGGTTCACACTGCCGCTTGGCGACATCCACCCGGCACGTCGCACACAACGGCAACGTGTCGACCTCGACACCCGCACGCCGACGACGCCGTTGCGCATCCTTCTTGCGGAAGACAACGAGTTGAACCGCGAATTCCTCACCATCTTCCTCGAAGAAGGCGGTCACTCGGTCGTCACCGCCTGCGACGGGTATGAAGTGCTCGACATCCTCCACCGCGAACACGTGGACCTCGTGCTCATGGACATCCAGATGCCGCGCATGAACGGCATGGAGGCGACACGCAGCATCCGCTCCTCGGGCGAGGCATGGAGCACTGTGCCCGTCATCGCCCTGACGGCGCACAGCATGGCGGGAGACAGGGACCGCTTCATCGCGGAGGGCATGAGCGACTTCGTGGGCAAGCCCGTCGACCGCAACGAACTCCATGCCGCCATCGCGCGCAACACACGGCACATGGCAGACAAATGA
- the ftsY gene encoding signal recognition particle-docking protein FtsY produces the protein MGFFSAIKRLWKGDTAPEDVSKPVEAEGSAIVGTSSTGSPVGTGAAMPAAQDAPSPAAPHAIATPDDAVPDDAVPDDAVHGGEAPWKTELTLALRQAEPRLSVWLGHVLDGVDEAGPILWERLRFFFSSLEVPADEAETFVRDFGRWLEAMEYRYVADFRSELQYRLALALDLEDEEDERSRLMLKLTEGLARTREQIGRRIDGLLASHGRIDEGFWEELEEILIMADVGFEPTTQLIGRLRERARKAGTDDPARFRELLREELEVIFRAPRRIAAVNPPEVVLLIGVNGVGKTTTIAKLAYRAQLQGRKVLIAAGDTFRAAAIEQLEIWAKRVGAGFYAKTAGADPAAVAYEAMDKAVSEGYDLLLVDTAGRLHTKANLMEELHKIRKVLGRKHPGAPHRSILVIDATTGQNALSQTKLFNEACGVDEIVLTKLDGTAKGGIVVAVAMQFGIPITYVGLGEKMEDMRPFNGSDFAMALLGVEEKPAA, from the coding sequence ATGGGTTTCTTCTCTGCCATAAAGCGATTGTGGAAGGGCGACACCGCCCCGGAAGATGTCAGCAAGCCTGTGGAGGCCGAAGGCTCCGCCATCGTCGGCACCTCTTCGACCGGGTCGCCGGTCGGGACCGGTGCGGCGATGCCTGCGGCACAGGACGCGCCATCGCCTGCCGCCCCCCACGCCATAGCCACGCCTGATGATGCCGTACCTGATGATGCCGTACCTGATGATGCCGTGCATGGGGGCGAGGCACCATGGAAGACAGAGCTCACGCTGGCCCTGCGTCAGGCCGAACCCCGTCTTTCCGTCTGGCTCGGGCACGTGCTGGACGGCGTGGACGAGGCCGGACCCATCCTGTGGGAACGTCTCCGTTTCTTTTTCTCCTCCCTTGAAGTGCCGGCTGACGAGGCCGAGACGTTCGTCCGCGATTTCGGTCGCTGGCTTGAGGCCATGGAATACCGCTACGTGGCGGACTTCAGGTCGGAACTTCAGTACAGGCTGGCCCTCGCCCTCGACCTCGAAGACGAGGAGGACGAACGCAGCCGTCTGATGCTCAAACTCACCGAGGGGCTGGCGCGCACCCGTGAACAGATAGGCCGCCGCATCGACGGGCTGCTGGCGTCGCACGGTCGCATCGACGAAGGGTTCTGGGAAGAGCTCGAAGAGATTCTCATCATGGCCGACGTGGGTTTCGAACCCACGACACAGTTGATAGGGCGTCTGCGCGAGCGTGCACGCAAGGCGGGAACCGATGACCCCGCGCGCTTCCGTGAGTTGCTGCGCGAAGAGCTTGAGGTCATCTTCCGTGCCCCGCGCCGCATCGCGGCCGTGAACCCGCCCGAGGTCGTCCTGCTTATCGGCGTCAACGGCGTGGGCAAGACCACCACCATCGCCAAGCTTGCCTACAGGGCGCAGTTGCAGGGGCGCAAGGTGCTCATCGCCGCTGGCGACACCTTCCGCGCCGCCGCCATCGAACAGCTCGAGATATGGGCAAAGCGCGTCGGGGCCGGATTCTATGCCAAGACGGCGGGGGCCGACCCGGCTGCCGTCGCCTATGAGGCCATGGACAAGGCCGTGAGCGAGGGCTACGACCTCTTGCTGGTCGATACGGCAGGACGTCTGCACACCAAGGCCAACCTCATGGAAGAACTGCACAAGATCCGCAAGGTGCTCGGTCGCAAGCATCCTGGGGCACCGCATCGTTCCATTCTCGTCATCGACGCAACCACGGGGCAGAACGCCCTTTCGCAGACGAAACTCTTCAATGAGGCGTGTGGCGTGGACGAGATCGTCCTGACGAAGCTCGACGGTACCGCCAAGGGTGGTATCGTGGTGGCTGTGGCCATGCAGTTCGGCATTCCCATCACCTATGTGGGGCTTGGCGAGAAGATGGAGGACATGCGTCCTTTCAATGGCAGTGATTTCGCCATGGCTCTTCTGGGGGTGGAGGAGAAGCCCGCCGCCTAG
- a CDS encoding ATP-binding protein yields MSGPEQSRSLARELTFSLVTLVAAVVVALSSSLYLQLSQDMLEDIERKADEYSTRLTDILSIPMWNFDARTLEQIGAVFAQYDLVNELSIRDVQGRTLFMLRKADDPDATIMRQHDVHFEGEVIGHVSMAFTLKAYRASLRDLAKAAAAIVGVVVVVLFTATGILLRVLLRRPLDALQTGMDRIAQGDFSYDVRSIPHVELSHIAENFARMAHEVELRERELHAINDRLQQEIAVRRSAEEALRTSEERYALAVRGTSDGIWDWDLRTGDVYFAPRWKSIIGYEDHELPNAISTWKDNVHPDDMPRVIEANESCMRREVPEFQVEYRMRHKDGSWCWVLGRGAAIWDEQGNALRMAGAHTDITGWKATEQALREAKNTLDNVINAMPSTIVGLDQHGRVTLWNLTAANDTGLAREQVMGHGLEEVLPRFAFLSPDVTRCMNEGRTIAMQKVSLPQGVGQRHYDIVILPVVTRGAYGAVLRIDDVTARMRIEEIMVQTEKMLSVGGLAAGMAHEINNPLGGILQGAQNIMRRIDPTLPANRKAAEESGCDLENLHTYMTSRGIIRFLEGIRESGQRAASIVSNMLEFSRSSDSRWSRVAIPHLVERTLELAANDYDLKKKYDFRHIEIVQDFAPDLPEVLCMPTEIEQVLLNLFKNAAQAMPERGQRADAPRITVRGALEGDRIRLDVADNGPGMVEDVRRRVFEPFYTTKNVGEGTGLGLSVSYFIITTNHGGSFSVQSEPGSGTMFSIRLPLTQPGMPRNEAA; encoded by the coding sequence ATGTCGGGTCCGGAACAAAGCAGGTCTCTCGCCCGGGAACTCACCTTCAGCCTCGTGACCCTCGTGGCGGCTGTGGTGGTGGCCCTCTCCTCATCCCTCTACCTGCAACTGTCGCAGGACATGCTTGAGGATATCGAGCGCAAGGCCGACGAGTACAGCACAAGGCTCACCGACATCCTCTCCATCCCCATGTGGAACTTCGACGCCCGCACCCTTGAACAGATAGGTGCGGTCTTTGCCCAGTACGACCTCGTCAACGAACTCTCCATACGCGACGTCCAGGGCCGCACCCTGTTCATGCTGCGCAAGGCCGACGACCCCGACGCCACCATCATGCGACAGCACGATGTGCACTTCGAGGGCGAAGTCATCGGCCATGTGTCCATGGCCTTCACGCTCAAGGCCTACCGGGCCTCGTTGCGTGACCTTGCCAAGGCGGCGGCCGCCATCGTCGGCGTGGTCGTGGTGGTGCTCTTCACCGCCACGGGTATTCTGCTGCGCGTGTTGCTGCGACGCCCGCTCGACGCCTTGCAGACAGGCATGGACCGCATCGCGCAAGGCGATTTCTCGTATGATGTTCGTTCGATCCCCCATGTGGAACTGTCACACATCGCCGAGAACTTCGCGCGCATGGCCCATGAGGTAGAACTGCGCGAACGTGAACTGCATGCCATCAACGACAGGCTGCAACAGGAGATAGCCGTCCGCCGCAGCGCCGAAGAGGCCCTGCGCACCAGCGAGGAACGCTACGCCCTCGCCGTGCGGGGAACCAGCGACGGCATATGGGACTGGGACCTTCGTACCGGGGACGTCTATTTCGCGCCCCGCTGGAAGAGCATCATCGGCTACGAAGACCACGAACTGCCCAACGCCATCTCCACGTGGAAGGACAACGTCCACCCCGATGACATGCCACGGGTCATCGAGGCCAACGAAAGCTGCATGCGTCGCGAGGTTCCCGAGTTCCAGGTGGAATACCGGATGCGCCACAAGGACGGTTCATGGTGCTGGGTGCTGGGCCGCGGTGCCGCCATATGGGACGAACAGGGCAATGCGCTTCGCATGGCCGGGGCGCACACCGACATCACGGGCTGGAAGGCCACCGAACAGGCCCTGCGCGAGGCCAAGAACACCCTCGACAACGTCATCAACGCCATGCCCTCGACCATCGTGGGACTCGACCAGCACGGACGTGTGACACTCTGGAACCTCACCGCCGCCAACGACACGGGGCTGGCGCGTGAGCAGGTGATGGGCCATGGACTGGAAGAGGTGCTGCCTCGCTTCGCCTTCCTTTCCCCCGACGTGACCCGCTGCATGAACGAAGGGCGCACCATCGCCATGCAGAAGGTTTCGCTGCCCCAAGGCGTGGGGCAACGCCACTACGACATCGTCATCCTCCCTGTCGTCACGCGCGGGGCCTACGGCGCTGTGCTGCGTATCGACGATGTCACCGCCCGCATGCGTATCGAAGAGATCATGGTCCAGACCGAAAAGATGCTCTCGGTGGGCGGGCTGGCAGCAGGCATGGCCCATGAGATAAACAACCCCCTCGGGGGCATACTGCAAGGCGCGCAGAACATCATGCGCCGCATCGACCCCACCCTGCCCGCCAACCGCAAGGCTGCGGAAGAATCGGGATGCGACCTTGAGAACCTGCACACCTACATGACATCACGGGGCATCATCCGCTTTCTCGAGGGCATCCGCGAATCGGGACAGCGCGCGGCATCCATCGTCAGCAACATGCTGGAGTTCAGCCGCAGCAGCGATTCGCGCTGGAGTCGCGTTGCCATTCCCCACCTTGTCGAACGCACGCTCGAACTGGCCGCCAACGACTACGACCTCAAAAAGAAATATGACTTCAGGCACATCGAGATCGTGCAGGACTTCGCGCCCGACCTGCCGGAGGTGCTGTGCATGCCTACGGAGATCGAGCAGGTGCTGCTCAACCTGTTCAAGAACGCCGCACAGGCCATGCCGGAACGGGGGCAGCGCGCCGACGCGCCACGCATCACCGTACGTGGGGCCCTCGAAGGTGACAGGATACGTCTCGATGTGGCCGACAACGGGCCGGGCATGGTGGAAGATGTGCGGCGCAGGGTGTTCGAACCCTTCTACACGACCAAGAACGTGGGAGAGGGCACCGGGCTTGGCCTTTCCGTCTCCTACTTCATCATCACCACGAATCATGGCGGTTCGTTCAGCGTACAGTCCGAACCCGGGTCGGGGACGATGTTCTCCATCCGTCTTCCGCTCACCCAGCCCGGAATGCCCCGTAACGAAGCCGCGTGA
- a CDS encoding ATP-binding protein → MPHSSRSAIGLQVRVSLLVLMVTMVLLAGFAFWEHTLLREAEEMQLRQETRLLADRAARLLALPLWNLDGPSARAIIQAEMDDPRVYGIAVFEQGRQLFEGMQRDASWRVVPWVGSAPPDVVEERRDLVVEGTQVGSLSIMVSPRFLAARLAERFQQAVWRYTLLAGILAVGLMLLVRSVLIAPLGRLGGVARRVTSEENFALRAPKGADDEIGELVDSFNAMLERIEQRNRLLGEQRRRLEMEVSERTAEFVGARERAERESKAMADFLAAITHEVRTPMTGIIGLLDISLRGQLEPRLREHLEIVRSSSHALLDVINGVLDFSRIEAGKLRIERIPFALRESVEDVLDLFRAHLAERDVALVLDMASDLPCKVAGDPTRLRQVLVNIVGNAFKFTEQGEIVVRISHERQGDGSVLLRFAVRDTGVGIPAEARKRLFEMFSQADASVARRFGGSGLGLAIARELVRLMGGSIEVDSTPGRGTVFRFTVHCGFVEGPSDPLPLPQGVRVVLGESHASLQRVLSGLLRRWGAEVVAVSGAAALKDAAADADVCVLSSHLQGGLAALSRPGQPGPPVLLLVPYGEEPEPSLCAGAGVVAFVGRPVRAATLRAALDAVFAPGMPDGAQATAMKGDMRAGLHIPSSRDGSGGASSAARVVEGQAVTGPMTQPGAMPSVGASGDGHDADQSVHEGGSGLEGMRVLVAEDDDVSRLVLREMLTGFGVQVNETADGATMLAHFAAAPYDVVLIDVQMPVLDGFATLERLRALPDGDTVPVALFTAQKLSVAELAERGIRVAGVVEKPLEMETLVAFLRGLRAVKGQGRHDVAGADAAPRMAGQEHGESAVTDATLSPNAATLISGETLVLGGTADGAATRGVGVPGMAAVAEVIASGGHETETSSSTSDANASSFESGAATPSSIPGDGASSHMPDAEASSVPAGVADVSAVAATTTSRSRAPRRLAGPPLPTALEGVDIGEVLTRVGGKEWLLLKVLRSFVTAYADAADGLAAMVEAGDDEAVKLRGHTLAGAAGNISAHELRAICLALEMGGDKSTQQSLVAAFRGELDRVVTSIREMLARYEEP, encoded by the coding sequence ATGCCCCATTCATCACGGTCAGCTATCGGTCTGCAAGTGCGCGTCAGCCTGCTGGTGCTCATGGTCACCATGGTGTTGCTTGCCGGATTCGCCTTCTGGGAGCACACGCTGCTGCGCGAGGCCGAAGAGATGCAACTGCGTCAGGAGACCCGGCTGCTGGCCGACAGGGCGGCACGGCTTCTCGCCCTTCCGCTATGGAACCTCGACGGCCCTTCGGCGCGAGCCATCATCCAGGCCGAGATGGACGACCCCCGCGTCTACGGCATCGCCGTGTTCGAACAGGGGCGCCAGCTGTTCGAGGGGATGCAGCGCGACGCGTCGTGGCGTGTGGTGCCGTGGGTCGGCAGCGCGCCGCCGGATGTCGTAGAGGAGCGTCGCGACCTCGTCGTGGAAGGCACGCAGGTCGGGTCGCTATCCATCATGGTGTCGCCGCGCTTTCTTGCGGCGCGCCTTGCCGAGCGTTTTCAGCAGGCCGTGTGGCGTTACACCCTTCTGGCGGGGATTCTGGCGGTGGGGTTGATGCTGCTGGTGCGGTCGGTGCTCATTGCGCCGCTGGGCCGTCTTGGCGGGGTGGCGCGTCGTGTCACCAGTGAGGAGAATTTCGCGCTGCGTGCCCCCAAGGGGGCCGATGATGAGATAGGTGAGCTTGTGGACAGCTTCAATGCCATGCTGGAGCGCATCGAACAGCGCAACCGGCTGCTTGGTGAGCAACGCAGGCGTCTTGAGATGGAGGTGAGCGAACGTACCGCCGAGTTCGTGGGGGCACGCGAACGTGCCGAGCGCGAGAGCAAGGCCATGGCCGATTTCCTTGCCGCCATCACCCACGAGGTACGCACGCCCATGACCGGTATCATAGGGCTTCTGGACATTTCACTGCGCGGCCAGCTCGAACCCCGGCTGCGCGAGCATCTTGAGATCGTGCGCTCGTCGAGCCATGCCCTGCTCGATGTCATCAATGGTGTTCTCGACTTCTCGCGCATCGAGGCCGGCAAGTTGCGTATCGAGCGCATTCCCTTCGCCTTGCGCGAGTCTGTGGAGGATGTGCTCGACCTGTTCCGCGCCCATCTTGCGGAACGCGATGTCGCCCTTGTGCTGGATATGGCCTCCGACCTGCCGTGCAAGGTCGCGGGAGACCCCACCCGTTTGCGACAGGTGCTGGTCAATATCGTGGGCAACGCCTTCAAGTTCACGGAGCAAGGCGAGATCGTGGTGCGTATATCCCACGAGCGGCAGGGCGACGGCAGCGTTCTGCTCCGGTTCGCCGTGCGGGATACCGGGGTGGGGATACCCGCAGAGGCCCGCAAGCGCCTGTTCGAGATGTTTAGTCAGGCCGATGCCAGCGTCGCACGACGATTCGGTGGAAGCGGTCTGGGGCTTGCCATCGCACGTGAGCTTGTGCGGCTCATGGGGGGAAGCATCGAGGTGGACAGCACACCGGGGCGTGGCACCGTGTTCCGGTTCACGGTGCACTGCGGCTTCGTCGAAGGGCCGTCTGACCCTCTGCCCCTGCCGCAGGGCGTGCGGGTGGTTCTCGGCGAGAGTCATGCCTCGCTACAGCGTGTGCTGAGCGGGTTGTTGCGGCGGTGGGGGGCCGAGGTCGTGGCGGTGTCTGGCGCTGCCGCCCTGAAGGACGCCGCCGCCGATGCCGACGTGTGCGTGCTGTCGTCGCACCTGCAGGGGGGGCTTGCCGCCTTGTCCCGTCCGGGGCAGCCGGGGCCTCCTGTACTGTTGCTTGTCCCCTATGGAGAGGAACCCGAACCTTCGCTCTGTGCCGGTGCCGGTGTCGTTGCGTTCGTGGGGCGCCCGGTGCGCGCGGCCACCCTGCGCGCCGCACTAGACGCGGTCTTTGCCCCGGGGATGCCTGATGGCGCGCAGGCGACAGCCATGAAGGGCGACATGAGGGCAGGGCTCCACATCCCATCTTCGCGAGACGGGAGTGGTGGTGCGTCCTCTGCGGCACGGGTAGTCGAAGGGCAGGCTGTCACCGGACCCATGACGCAGCCGGGGGCTATGCCGTCCGTGGGCGCGTCGGGGGATGGGCATGATGCCGACCAATCCGTCCATGAGGGGGGTTCGGGGCTGGAGGGGATGCGCGTCCTCGTCGCCGAGGATGATGACGTGAGTCGTCTGGTCTTGCGGGAGATGCTCACCGGTTTTGGCGTGCAGGTGAATGAAACAGCAGATGGCGCGACCATGCTCGCGCATTTTGCCGCTGCCCCTTACGATGTCGTGCTCATCGATGTGCAGATGCCAGTACTGGACGGATTTGCAACGCTTGAACGCCTGCGGGCATTGCCGGACGGGGATACCGTGCCTGTGGCGCTTTTCACGGCCCAGAAGCTGTCGGTTGCCGAACTTGCCGAACGCGGCATTCGCGTTGCCGGAGTCGTGGAGAAGCCCCTCGAGATGGAGACTCTGGTGGCGTTCTTGCGTGGCTTGCGGGCCGTGAAGGGGCAAGGGCGGCACGATGTCGCAGGGGCGGACGCGGCACCACGCATGGCGGGGCAGGAACACGGAGAGAGTGCTGTCACTGACGCTACGCTGTCGCCGAACGCCGCTACCCTGATCTCGGGCGAGACCCTTGTTCTTGGGGGGACTGCCGATGGGGCTGCCACCAGGGGCGTCGGTGTACCCGGGATGGCAGCCGTAGCGGAGGTGATTGCATCCGGCGGGCACGAGACGGAAACGTCGTCGTCCACATCGGACGCGAACGCGTCGTCGTTCGAATCGGGCGCTGCTACGCCCTCGTCCATACCGGGCGACGGGGCGTCGTCGCACATGCCGGATGCCGAAGCGTCGTCTGTCCCTGCGGGCGTGGCGGACGTCTCTGCCGTCGCCGCAACGACAACTTCCCGTTCCCGTGCCCCGCGCCGTCTCGCCGGACCTCCACTCCCCACCGCCCTTGAAGGGGTGGACATCGGCGAGGTGCTCACACGCGTGGGGGGAAAGGAATGGCTGCTGCTCAAGGTGCTGCGGAGTTTCGTCACGGCGTACGCCGATGCTGCGGACGGACTTGCCGCCATGGTCGAAGCCGGCGACGATGAAGCGGTCAAGCTGCGGGGGCATACACTCGCCGGGGCGGCGGGCAATATTTCGGCCCATGAACTGCGGGCCATCTGCCTCGCTCTTGAAATGGGCGGTGACAAGTCGACACAACAGTCGCTTGTGGCTGCGTTCAGGGGTGAACTCGACCGGGTCGTCACCTCCATCCGCGAAATGCTTGCACGTTACGAAGAGCCCTAG